From the genome of Phyllostomus discolor isolate MPI-MPIP mPhyDis1 chromosome 12, mPhyDis1.pri.v3, whole genome shotgun sequence, one region includes:
- the LOC114488537 gene encoding neugrin-like, whose amino-acid sequence MAGGLGLALAGRARAVVARCGLATRGVAGPGSMGREPDHDTYWEPEERELQEVESALRRQKKAIRFQKIRRQMEAPGAPPRTLTREAMEQIRYLHKEFAESWSVPRLAEGFDVSTDVIRRVLRSKFVPTLEQKLKQDQKVLKKAGLAHALHQLPGSGETWKLLPTCHSASGGEASSQGQGHSTALKVVEPNTHSTDPPSRQKRRNSGIHSLAKESFAPVAAAGGHRGELQKRPTLDCGATGKTDCAGSPSAVKLEELAAGERGGQNFSSKVVQQGREFFDDNGNFLYRI is encoded by the exons ATGGCGGGTGGTCTGGGCCTCGCGCTCGCCGGGCGTGCCCGCGCTGTCGTCGCTCGCTGTGGCCTCGCGACCCGAGGGGTGGCAGGCCCAGGCTCTATGGGCCGCGAGCCGGATCACGATACCTACTGGGAGCCGGAGGAGCGGGAGCTGCAGGAGGTGGAGAG CGCCCTGAGACGACAGAAAAAGGCCATTCGGTTCCAGAAAATTCGGAGGCAAATGGAGGCGCCAGGTGCCCCACCCAGGACTCTGACGAGGGAAGCCATGGAGCAGATCCG GTACTTACATAAGGAATTTGCAGAATCCTGGTCAGTCCCCAGGTTGGCGGAAGGCTTTGATGTGAGCACCGATGTGATCAGAAGGGTTTTAAGGAGCAAGTTTGTTCCCACATTGGAGCAGAAACTGAAGCAGGATCAGAAAGTCCTTAAGAAAGCTGGGCTTGCCCACGCGCTCCACCAGCTTCCGGGCTCTGGGGAAACCTGGAAACTGCTTCCCACGTGCCACTCTGCGTCAGGAGGTGAAGCCTCATCCCAAGGCCAGGGTCACAGCACAGCTTTGAAGGTGGTGGAACCGAATACTCACAGTACAGACCCACCGAgcagacagaagagaaggaacaGCGGGATCCACAGCCTGGCGAAGGAGAGCTTTGCGCCCGTGGCTGCAGCTGGAGGTCATCGGGGAGAGCTGCAGAAGCGTCCCACCTTGGACTGCGGGGCCACCGGGAAAACCGACTGTGCCGGATCGCCGAGTGCGGTCAAGCTGGAGGAGCTGGCGGCAGGAGAACGAGGTGGCCAGAACTTCAGCAGCAAAGTAGTGCAGCAGGGGCGAGAGTTCTTTGACGACAATGGGAACTTCCTGTATAGAATCTGA